A window from Micromonospora terminaliae encodes these proteins:
- a CDS encoding ArsO family NAD(P)H-dependent flavin-containing monooxygenase, whose protein sequence is MGYYLRRAGLDYVILDGQSQPGGAWRHGWNSLRLFSPAEYSPLLGWGMPRQEGEEFPTAGHVVDYLRAYEQRYDLRVRRPVRVHEVRRAGERLAVQTDDGSWLARYVISATGTWECPYVPDIPGRDEFAGRQLHTVNYTSPEQFRGQRVVIVGGGNSAAQILAEVSRIAEATWVTLRPARFMPDDVDGRVLFGVATRKAAGGAGGGVSDLGDIVMVPSVREARDRAVLHARPMFARLTDRGVRWADGAEQPCDAIIWCTGFQPNLTHLASLLPGWRQGEVATEGTRSVDDSRLYLLGYGDWTGPASATLVGAGRTAKATVADITSRLRG, encoded by the coding sequence GTGGGCTACTACCTGCGCCGAGCCGGTCTGGATTACGTCATCCTCGACGGCCAGTCGCAGCCGGGTGGCGCGTGGCGGCATGGCTGGAACTCGTTGCGGTTGTTCTCTCCGGCGGAGTACAGCCCGCTGCTGGGGTGGGGGATGCCTCGGCAGGAGGGCGAGGAGTTCCCGACCGCCGGGCATGTCGTGGACTACCTACGGGCCTACGAGCAGCGGTACGACCTGCGGGTGCGCCGGCCGGTCCGGGTCCATGAGGTGCGGCGCGCCGGGGAGCGCCTGGCGGTGCAGACCGACGACGGGAGCTGGCTGGCCCGGTACGTCATCTCCGCCACCGGTACGTGGGAGTGCCCGTACGTGCCCGACATCCCAGGCCGTGACGAGTTCGCCGGCCGGCAGCTGCACACGGTGAACTACACCTCGCCGGAGCAGTTCCGGGGGCAGCGGGTCGTGATCGTCGGGGGAGGCAACTCCGCGGCGCAGATCTTGGCGGAGGTGTCCCGGATCGCCGAGGCCACCTGGGTCACCCTGCGCCCGGCGCGGTTCATGCCGGACGACGTCGACGGTCGGGTGCTGTTCGGTGTGGCCACCCGCAAGGCCGCCGGTGGTGCCGGTGGCGGTGTCAGCGACCTCGGCGACATCGTGATGGTGCCCAGCGTCCGCGAGGCGCGCGACCGCGCAGTTCTGCACGCCCGTCCGATGTTCGCCCGGCTGACCGATCGTGGTGTGCGGTGGGCCGATGGCGCAGAGCAGCCCTGCGACGCCATCATCTGGTGTACGGGTTTCCAGCCCAACCTCACCCACCTCGCGTCGCTGCTGCCCGGATGGCGGCAAGGGGAGGTCGCCACCGAGGGCACCCGGTCGGTGGACGACTCTCGCCTGTACCTGCTGGGTTACGGCGATTGGACCGGACCGGCGTCAGCCACGCTGGTGGGTGCCGGCCGGACAGCGAAAGCGACGGTCGCCGACATCACCTCCCGCCTGCGCGGATGA